The Natrinema sp. DC36 genome includes the window CTGTGACCGACTCGCCGAGTCCGACGCCTACCGGTTCGCGTGGATCGGCAGCGTCAACCCCGGCAGCGACCGCGTCGTCTCGAAGGCGGCGGCCGGCGTCGAGGACGGATATCTCGAGGAAATCGACGTCACCGTCGACGAGGACGACGAGAGCGGACGGGGGCCGGCGGGAACGGCGATTCGAACCGGGGAGGTTCAGGTGATGAACGACGCCGGCACGGATCCCGAGTTCGGACCGTGGCGGGAGGCGGCACGCGCCCGCGACTACCGATCGTCGGTCTCGATCCCGATCACCCACGAGGATCTCGTCTACGGCGTGTTGAACGTCTACTCGTCGTCACCGCGGTCGTTCGAGGGCCCCGAAACCGACGTTCTCGGCCGGATCGGCGACGTCATCGCCCACGCGATCACCGCGATCGAACGCCGGGACGCACTCGTCAGCGACGCCGTCATCGAACTCGAGTTCCGCGTCGAGGCGATGGCCGAGGAACTGGTCGAACTCTCGACGACCGAGTCGTGTACGATCGAGTTCGAGCAACTGGTCGGCAGCGACGAGACGCTTCTGGCCTACGGCTCGGCACACGGCGTCTCGCAGGAGACGTTCACCGAAGCCGTCGACCGAACCGACGGCATCACTGACGTTCGGTTGCTCACGGCCCGACGCGACGAGTTCGAGTTCGAACTCGTCGCACCCGCCGCCGTCAGCCTGTTCGAGACGATCGCCACCCACGGCGGCCGCGTCGCTGAGGCGACGATCGCCGACGGGGAGTTCCGGTTCGTCGTCGAACTCCCGCGCGGCCGGGACACCCGCCAGATGATCGAACTCATCAGGACCCAGCGCGACGACGTCACCTACCTCGCACAGCGGACCACCGAACGCAGCGAGCGCAGCGACAGCGGCTCGTCGTCCGTCCTCGAGGACGACCTGACCGAGAAACAGCGGGCCGCCCTCGAGACGGCCTACTTCGCGGGCTACTTCGACTGGCCGCGGGGCAGCACCGGCGAGGAGATCGCCGAGCGCCTCGGTATCGCGCCCGCCACCTTCAACCAGCACCTCCGGACGGCAGAACGGAAGTTCTTCAACTCGGTATTCGGAGAGTAGGAGTCGCTTCCGGCTCGAACACGTCTGTTCCCTCTTAGAGATCGAACCCGTCTGCGAGGAGTTCGTGCGAACGTAGTACGTCGTCGTGATCGGCGGTGATATTCTGGCCGATCACGTCGTCGACTCGGTCCGTCAGTTGCACGAGCAGACCAGCCACCGTTGTCGCGGTGTTCTCGAAGAGGAAGTCGGCGTCTCGTTCGATTGATAGGGTATCAGAGACGGCGCAGTGATTTTGTAGGGAACCACTGTATTGCTCAGTAGAGGCGAAGGCGTTACTGCGACGTTGCGAACGGAGTGAGCAGTTTGCTACGAGAGAGCATCGCTCTCTCGGCATCACGAAAGCGCGCTGAGCGCTTTCGAACGACACCGTCGAAGCGGGCGAAGCCCGCGGAGGCGGCCTTTTTAGCGTGGTTTTTTGCGCCAGCGCGGGACCTCCGGTCCCGCGGGTCATGCGAACGGGCGCTACGAACCCGAGGCGGAAAAGGTACGTATGCATACGGACGACTCGGCCGATCTGCAGAGACTCGAGTGAAACCGATTCCTGAATTCGACTCTACCCAGCCCGTTCGAACGGGCAAAAAGGATCACGCGCCGCGAGGTTCGGTCGCGGGCGGGGTCACGTCGTCCATCGGACGCCGAGCGGCCATCGCGACGGCCACCATCGAGAGCCCGGTCACGAGGAGGTTCGCGCCCACGAGCAGGCCGATAGCCCACGCCGCGGTGGCCGGAAAACCGACCCAGAGGAATCCGGCCAGGACGAGCGCGATGACGCCGCTGACGGCAATCGAGGTTCGACCGCGAGATCCGGGCATCCGCACGGCCATCGCGAGTTGTGCGATCCCGTCGATGGCCAGGTACGCTACGAGCGCGATCGTCAGCGTGACGAGGGCGATCGCGGGGGCCGCGAGGACGGCCAGTCCGGCGAGCACCGAGACGGCCGCGAGCGTCGTCTGCCAGACCGAGCCGCGCCAGCCGCGCGCCGTGAACGCGTGGACGCCGTGGACGATGCCGCCGACGACGAGCAATGCGCCGAGCGCGATCGACACCGAGAGCCCGGTGACGGCCGGGGCGGCCATCGCGAGGATCCCGATCAGTCCGACGATCCCGCCCGCGATCGCGAGGGGTCGCCAGTCGTTCTCGAGGGCGTAGCCCTCGTCGTCTCCGGTGGTTGCTGTGATACTGTTCATCTGCGTCACCGGTACTACGTACGTCGTGTAAGTATATAATACAAATATACGATTTGACAGTCGGTCGCGGAAACGGACCGGTCCGAAACCGGGACGAACGGCGTTTCGGGGTCTCTCGGGGCCGTATCGGACGCCGCTCAGACGACGGAAATACGGGCGAAGCACGGCAGTTATTTCGATGGGAATGACATCACGGGTCGTGACCGACGATCGCGACGGCGACGTCCGCGAGTGTGATCTCTGCGGGGAACGGGTCCCGGCGGCCGTCTATCACGAGCACCTGCTCAAGTCGTGTCCCAGCCGTTCCGGGGAGTGATCCGCCTCGAGCGACTCGGCTTTCCGGACTGTTCCGGGCCGAAGGCGAACGATAGCGACGTTTCCGGGAGACCGATCTCAGACGCCGGCGTTCGAGGACGATTCCGTGTCGCGCTCGAGACGTTCGTAGAGATAGTACGAGTACGCGGTAGTGATCGCGGCCGTCCGTCGCTACCGACGACTCCGGCGTCGGGTCGGTTTTCTCGAGCCGAGACGGTGGGAAACACCTTTCCGTCCCGTCGGAATCAGGGCGTGACAGTGACGGGAACGCAGAATTCAACCATCTGGGACTGTCCGAAGTGTGGCCGTTCCGTCAACCGATTTGTGAACGGCTGTCGGTGTCCGTCCTGTCGAGAGAACGTCTCCGAGCGCTGTGACTGCTGGTCCGACGCGACGAGCCGGTAACCCGGCCGCCGACTGAGAGGGTGTATCGGAGACGATCAGGGAGTCGGAAGACAGGACCGAGAGACACGACCGAGTCGAGAATCACGAACCGTCCCGGTCGCGACGGATACACCCTCTCACTTCTCCTCGACGTGGCGGATCTCGGAGGCGACGCCGCGCGTGCTCTCGGCCATTTCGCGGCCGAACATCTCGGCGCGGCCGACGGCGAACGCCTTCGGTCCCTCGACGACCACCTCGTCGCCGACGCGGATGTCCTCGTCGGCGTCGACGACGCCCGGCGCGAGCACGCTGCCGTGGGGGACGAAACCGTCGATCTCGACGCGCTTCGTCGGCGCATCGCTCTCGAGCCACCGCCTCGCCCCCGCGAGCGTGAAGGAGAGGGTGCCGTACTGGGGAACCATCGTCGCGAGCTGGGTGTCCTCGTTATCGCGGACCTGGATCTTGGGGTACCGACTCGTG containing:
- a CDS encoding bacterio-opsin activator domain-containing protein, whose product is MSETNTQTIDVEGADTEDALHILLIEDNPGDARLIQEMLRGTEELAQRVSPSETAGQTPEITRETRLEEGLETIESAPTDIVLLDLNLPDSEGLDTLETVHEAAGETPIVVLTGVRDQQVGVEAIQRGAQDFLVKDEVTSELLVRTIHHAIERARQQRERRQQREQLEALNRLNRIGHDITHAVITTETRAELEQEVCDRLAESDAYRFAWIGSVNPGSDRVVSKAAAGVEDGYLEEIDVTVDEDDESGRGPAGTAIRTGEVQVMNDAGTDPEFGPWREAARARDYRSSVSIPITHEDLVYGVLNVYSSSPRSFEGPETDVLGRIGDVIAHAITAIERRDALVSDAVIELEFRVEAMAEELVELSTTESCTIEFEQLVGSDETLLAYGSAHGVSQETFTEAVDRTDGITDVRLLTARRDEFEFELVAPAAVSLFETIATHGGRVAEATIADGEFRFVVELPRGRDTRQMIELIRTQRDDVTYLAQRTTERSERSDSGSSSVLEDDLTEKQRAALETAYFAGYFDWPRGSTGEEIAERLGIAPATFNQHLRTAERKFFNSVFGE
- a CDS encoding HdeD family acid-resistance protein — protein: MNSITATTGDDEGYALENDWRPLAIAGGIVGLIGILAMAAPAVTGLSVSIALGALLVVGGIVHGVHAFTARGWRGSVWQTTLAAVSVLAGLAVLAAPAIALVTLTIALVAYLAIDGIAQLAMAVRMPGSRGRTSIAVSGVIALVLAGFLWVGFPATAAWAIGLLVGANLLVTGLSMVAVAMAARRPMDDVTPPATEPRGA